One region of Neisseria mucosa genomic DNA includes:
- a CDS encoding transcriptional regulator: protein MRAFQTTLKPSRSLKALSVWLHLSAVAVCLIWFYGWMMWFGLVALAGSFVHAWRVVNLRTAGAVKKIAIDRHARASVFCGDGEGQGAVLDGATMLTPYALFLQWNADGKTIRQCVTPDMADKESYRRLKVWARWCQVQDAGHPL from the coding sequence ATGCGCGCTTTTCAGACGACCTTGAAGCCGTCCCGTTCTTTAAAAGCCTTGTCCGTTTGGTTGCATTTGTCCGCAGTGGCCGTGTGCCTGATATGGTTTTACGGCTGGATGATGTGGTTCGGGCTGGTGGCGTTGGCGGGCAGTTTTGTTCACGCTTGGCGCGTGGTGAATTTGCGGACGGCGGGTGCGGTAAAGAAAATCGCCATCGACCGCCATGCGCGCGCTTCCGTGTTTTGCGGAGACGGAGAAGGGCAGGGCGCGGTGTTGGACGGTGCGACGATGCTGACTCCTTACGCTTTGTTTTTACAGTGGAACGCCGACGGTAAAACGATACGGCAATGCGTCACGCCCGATATGGCGGATAAAGAATCTTACCGTCGTCTGAAAGTTTGGGCGCGCTGGTGTCAGGTTCAGGATGCCGGGCATCCGCTTTAA
- a CDS encoding 50S ribosomal protein L19 codes for MNLIQQLEQEEIARLNKEIPEFAPGDTVVVSVRVVEGSRSRLQAYEGVVIARRNRGLNSNFIVRKISSGEGVERTFQLYSPTVEKIEVKRRGDVRRAKLYYLRGLTGKAARIKEKLPARKG; via the coding sequence ATGAACCTGATTCAACAATTAGAGCAAGAAGAAATCGCTCGCCTGAACAAAGAAATCCCCGAATTCGCACCGGGCGACACCGTAGTCGTTTCCGTACGCGTAGTAGAGGGTTCACGCAGCCGTCTGCAAGCTTACGAAGGCGTTGTTATCGCCCGTCGTAACCGCGGCTTGAACAGCAACTTCATCGTCCGCAAAATTTCCAGCGGCGAAGGCGTTGAGCGTACTTTCCAACTCTACTCCCCTACCGTAGAAAAAATCGAAGTAAAACGCCGCGGTGACGTCCGTCGCGCCAAACTGTACTACCTGCGCGGCCTGACCGGTAAAGCGGCCCGCATTAAAGAAAAATTGCCTGCCCGTAAAGGTTAA
- a CDS encoding 30S ribosomal protein S16 has product MVVIRLARGGSKHRPFFHVVVADSHNRRDGRFIERVGFYNPVANEKQERVRLQADRLNHWIAQGAQVSDAVAKLIKEQKAAA; this is encoded by the coding sequence ATGGTAGTTATCCGTTTGGCTCGCGGTGGTTCTAAACACCGTCCCTTCTTCCACGTAGTCGTTGCCGACTCCCACAACCGCCGCGACGGCCGCTTCATTGAGCGCGTTGGCTTCTACAACCCTGTTGCCAATGAAAAACAAGAGCGCGTACGCCTCCAAGCTGACCGCCTGAACCACTGGATCGCCCAAGGCGCACAAGTCAGCGACGCAGTTGCAAAACTGATCAAAGAACAAAAAGCTGCTGCTTAA
- a CDS encoding GNAT family N-acetyltransferase codes for MSAQSMSGYFFMPNHIILVGASERPYSLGERILSNLLSAPFQGQITPVNLRHRTVAGLASYTNLNKIPGSADLVIAVTPPDSYDALFKSCRKKQFGHIILIQDWESLSDDEWHTAEAAIKKHHGNELNISVCSPAGVQLPSQSLNISSQPDHPAGYTALLTGHASVSSEINLMLQKMGQGISRHISLNYPLSPTTSADWLNRFGHNRHTKVAVIEHNLAENQRNLFSAIRHFTRHTPLILHVTHRSDDTEKAVLRCLARHCNFLATFSSSELETALHARLSDLPPLNSIDILSDTPAEWLETCAPKNLKLQFPTKQPHIRQGYIGSTPTPAHYHSIASQHLQNTHTEALLAIVAPTDSPDEKNLTRTLSMLAKHTAKPLLVSSRFSDDLLHFDRPEQALQAVSFRNIADQLQKEQLRIATPKKGRLKTPQARNINKALASKDLPLLAEALCLPTYQHTVHNAVQFRFQRHAVYGDILTVCHQGRTTAALPPFSTLDSEHIARFAQLDNTHTLNQLLYTLNTLSQRQQYIGEILLNLNGDQYSSDFVLQADERPSPKNKPTNIATLKLEQAAAKVQTAAEYLRSKNPAAAEFLRNTGEAAAELLGAKTESEAPIQNVLAPYPSEHPATLTLKNGETVTIRPFTPEDAEAKQQFVHSLSPQARYTRFMTHTNELPIPTLARFSNLDYHSEAAWTARNSDDLIVAVSRFSRINRNECEFGITLAENVRGKGLAAEMMKLIIQSATQQGYRVMSAQILKSNTPMLKLAEKSGFTITPSEEDNTLCQARLSLTTTQNSNKNK; via the coding sequence ATGTCCGCCCAATCCATGTCCGGCTACTTCTTCATGCCCAACCACATCATTCTCGTGGGCGCGAGCGAACGCCCATACAGCTTGGGCGAACGCATCCTGAGCAACCTCCTGAGCGCACCGTTTCAAGGTCAAATTACACCCGTCAACCTCCGCCACCGCACGGTTGCGGGACTCGCCTCCTACACCAACCTCAACAAAATCCCCGGCAGTGCCGACCTCGTCATCGCCGTAACACCACCCGACAGCTACGACGCCCTGTTCAAATCCTGCCGCAAAAAACAGTTCGGCCACATCATCCTCATCCAAGACTGGGAAAGCCTGTCCGACGACGAATGGCACACCGCCGAAGCCGCCATCAAAAAACACCACGGCAACGAACTCAACATCAGCGTGTGCAGCCCCGCCGGCGTGCAGCTTCCATCGCAAAGCCTCAACATCAGTTCCCAACCCGACCATCCGGCAGGCTACACCGCCCTTCTGACCGGACACGCTTCCGTCAGCAGCGAAATCAACCTCATGCTGCAAAAAATGGGACAGGGCATTTCGCGCCACATCAGCCTCAACTATCCGCTCAGCCCCACCACTTCTGCCGACTGGCTCAACCGTTTCGGCCACAACCGCCATACCAAAGTTGCCGTCATCGAACACAACCTAGCCGAAAACCAGCGCAACCTGTTCAGCGCCATCCGCCATTTCACCCGCCACACCCCGCTCATCCTCCACGTTACCCACCGTTCGGACGACACCGAAAAAGCCGTGTTACGCTGCCTTGCGCGCCATTGCAACTTCCTCGCCACATTCAGCAGCAGCGAACTCGAAACCGCCCTGCACGCGCGTTTGTCTGACCTTCCCCCTCTGAACAGCATCGACATCCTGTCCGACACCCCTGCCGAGTGGCTGGAAACCTGCGCCCCCAAAAACCTAAAACTCCAATTCCCCACCAAGCAGCCGCACATCCGACAAGGCTACATCGGCAGCACACCCACGCCCGCCCATTACCACAGCATTGCCAGCCAACACCTTCAAAATACCCATACCGAAGCCCTGCTCGCCATCGTTGCCCCGACCGACAGTCCTGACGAAAAAAATCTAACCCGCACCCTGAGCATGCTGGCGAAACACACTGCCAAACCCCTGCTTGTCAGCAGCCGCTTTTCAGACGACCTCCTGCATTTCGACCGTCCCGAACAAGCCCTGCAAGCCGTATCGTTCCGCAACATTGCCGACCAACTGCAAAAAGAGCAGCTACGCATCGCCACGCCAAAAAAAGGTCGTCTGAAAACCCCGCAGGCAAGAAACATTAACAAAGCCCTCGCCTCAAAAGATCTGCCCCTGCTTGCCGAAGCCCTGTGCCTACCTACCTATCAGCACACCGTGCATAACGCCGTGCAATTCCGTTTTCAACGCCATGCCGTCTATGGCGACATCCTGACCGTATGCCATCAAGGCAGAACCACCGCCGCGCTCCCGCCGTTCTCTACGCTGGACAGCGAACACATCGCCCGTTTCGCCCAACTCGACAATACACACACCCTCAACCAGCTCCTGTATACCCTAAACACACTCAGCCAACGGCAGCAATACATCGGCGAAATCCTGCTCAACCTCAACGGCGACCAATACAGCAGCGACTTTGTCTTGCAGGCTGACGAACGCCCCTCCCCAAAAAATAAACCAACCAATATAGCCACCCTCAAGCTCGAACAAGCCGCCGCCAAAGTACAGACCGCAGCGGAATACCTGCGCAGCAAAAATCCTGCTGCCGCCGAGTTCCTCCGCAATACCGGCGAAGCCGCCGCCGAACTTTTGGGCGCAAAAACCGAAAGCGAAGCCCCCATCCAAAACGTGCTCGCCCCCTACCCGAGCGAACATCCTGCTACGCTTACCCTCAAAAACGGCGAAACCGTAACCATCCGCCCCTTCACCCCCGAAGACGCGGAAGCCAAGCAACAATTCGTCCACAGCCTGTCTCCACAAGCGCGCTACACCCGCTTCATGACCCATACCAACGAATTGCCCATCCCCACCCTCGCACGCTTCAGCAACCTCGACTACCACAGCGAAGCCGCATGGACGGCGCGCAATTCAGACGACCTCATCGTCGCCGTCAGCCGCTTCAGCCGTATCAACCGCAACGAATGCGAATTCGGCATCACACTTGCCGAAAACGTGCGCGGCAAAGGGTTGGCAGCGGAAATGATGAAGCTGATTATCCAATCGGCAACACAACAAGGCTACCGCGTCATGAGTGCCCAAATACTCAAATCCAACACCCCTATGCTTAAACTTGCTGAAAAATCAGGCTTTACCATCACCCCTTCAGAAGAAGACAACACTTTGTGCCAAGCACGCCTAAGCCTGACCACTACGCAAAACAGCAACAAAAACAAATAA
- a CDS encoding tRNA (guanosine(37)-N1)-methyltransferase TrmD: MLIQAITIFPEMFDSITEYGVTGRAKKQNLWQFQAINPRKFADNKLGYIDDRPFGGGPGMIMMAPPLQAAIEEAKQTSSAPAKVIYLSPQGQPLTHKKAVELAKSPHLILLCGRYEGIDERLLQSSVDEEISIGDFVVSGGELPAMMLMDAVLRLIPGVLGDIQSAEQDSFSDDLLDCPHYTKPLEFQGMTVPDVLRSGNHGLIAEWRLKQSLRRTLERRPDLLEKRSLIPKESRLLKEILQEQQEIQS, translated from the coding sequence ATGTTGATTCAAGCCATCACCATCTTCCCCGAAATGTTCGACAGCATTACCGAATACGGCGTAACCGGTCGCGCAAAAAAACAAAACCTTTGGCAATTCCAAGCCATCAATCCCCGCAAATTCGCCGACAACAAACTCGGCTATATTGACGACCGCCCCTTTGGCGGAGGTCCAGGAATGATTATGATGGCGCCGCCGCTACAAGCAGCGATAGAAGAAGCCAAACAAACATCTTCAGCACCTGCAAAAGTCATCTACCTTAGCCCGCAAGGTCAACCGCTGACCCACAAAAAAGCCGTAGAACTTGCAAAATCCCCGCATCTCATACTGCTTTGCGGACGATACGAAGGAATTGACGAGCGCCTACTGCAAAGCAGCGTAGATGAAGAAATCAGCATAGGCGACTTTGTCGTTTCCGGCGGAGAGCTACCCGCCATGATGCTGATGGATGCCGTACTCAGACTGATACCCGGCGTATTGGGCGACATACAGTCAGCCGAGCAGGATTCGTTTTCAGACGACCTATTAGACTGCCCCCATTACACCAAACCTTTAGAATTCCAAGGCATGACCGTCCCTGACGTATTGCGTTCGGGCAATCATGGCTTGATAGCCGAATGGCGGTTGAAACAATCGCTGCGGCGCACCCTAGAGCGCAGACCAGACCTGCTGGAAAAGCGCAGTTTAATCCCAAAGGAATCCCGCCTCTTAAAAGAAATCTTGCAAGAGCAACAGGAAATCCAATCATAA
- a CDS encoding amino acid ABC transporter ATP-binding protein, with protein MIKFKNVHKHFKDLHVINGVNLEVKQGEVVVVCGPSGSGKSTLIRTVNQLESIESGEIWVDGINVADPQTDLNKVREEVGFVFQGFNLYPHLTVLENIILSPMKVKKQSREQAEEKAMELLERVGLAHKKDAFPSQLSGGQQQRVAIARGLAMEPRVMLFDEPTSALDPEMVGEVLKVMQDLAESGMTMMCVTHEMGFAREVADRIIFVDKGQILENETPEEFFTNPKHERAKQFLQQVMTH; from the coding sequence ATGATTAAATTCAAAAATGTACATAAACATTTCAAAGACCTGCACGTCATCAACGGCGTCAATCTGGAAGTGAAGCAGGGTGAAGTGGTGGTGGTTTGCGGACCTTCGGGCAGCGGCAAATCGACGCTCATCCGTACCGTCAACCAGCTTGAAAGCATTGAGAGCGGCGAGATTTGGGTGGACGGTATCAATGTTGCCGATCCGCAAACGGATTTGAACAAGGTGCGTGAGGAAGTGGGTTTTGTGTTCCAAGGCTTCAATCTGTATCCGCATCTGACCGTATTGGAAAACATCATCCTGTCGCCGATGAAGGTGAAAAAACAAAGCCGCGAACAGGCTGAGGAAAAGGCGATGGAGCTGTTGGAACGCGTGGGTTTGGCGCATAAAAAAGATGCATTCCCCAGCCAGCTTTCCGGCGGACAGCAGCAGCGTGTGGCGATTGCGCGCGGGCTGGCGATGGAGCCGCGAGTGATGCTGTTTGACGAACCGACTTCCGCACTCGACCCGGAAATGGTCGGCGAGGTGTTGAAAGTGATGCAGGATTTGGCGGAAAGCGGCATGACCATGATGTGTGTTACACATGAAATGGGCTTTGCGCGCGAAGTGGCAGACCGCATTATTTTCGTGGATAAAGGACAGATTTTGGAAAACGAAACGCCTGAAGAGTTTTTTACCAATCCGAAACACGAACGCGCCAAACAGTTCTTGCAGCAAGTGATGACGCATTAA
- a CDS encoding cell division protein FtsN → MSDNKQNEVLTGYEQLKRRNRRRLVMASGLVAASTVLLGVALSTGPENKPEEENAQTTTIQQNNANAEPANLADATVLEPSTKEDLEAAAEAAKNADAEVADKPQETAAPEQNAQAEPQPDAPPAAPEDVGPPLVLINDTLSDSDIKGLEESEKIQKAEAAKREAAERRAEERRRNREEQRKAQQLQAQEAAEREANAAARKRALQAAKAEKAERAAAAERNKLAQLEKAEKAVAERKALKAKEEAAAKHKAAAEKAKEAVTASASEPKERIRVDASKYEKIETAGKKTSAVREAEAKVAKAKTEQTAKAEKTATATAERSSEKAKTKTAEVKSGKKAAIQAGYAEKERALSLQRKMKAAGIDSTITEVMTDKGKVYRVKSGAYKNAYEAERDLNKLRVHGIAGQVTNE, encoded by the coding sequence ATGTCTGACAATAAGCAAAATGAAGTTCTGACCGGTTACGAACAGCTCAAACGCCGCAACCGCCGCCGCTTGGTTATGGCATCGGGGTTGGTGGCGGCATCGACTGTTTTATTGGGCGTCGCCCTGTCCACCGGACCGGAAAACAAGCCAGAAGAAGAAAACGCCCAAACTACAACCATCCAACAGAATAATGCCAACGCAGAACCTGCCAACTTGGCGGATGCGACCGTGTTGGAACCTTCTACCAAAGAAGATTTGGAAGCAGCGGCAGAAGCGGCTAAAAATGCCGATGCCGAAGTAGCGGACAAACCGCAGGAAACCGCCGCGCCGGAGCAAAATGCGCAAGCCGAGCCGCAACCTGATGCGCCGCCAGCCGCGCCCGAAGATGTAGGTCCGCCTTTGGTGCTGATTAACGATACGTTGTCAGACAGCGACATCAAAGGTTTGGAAGAGTCTGAGAAAATCCAAAAAGCCGAAGCCGCCAAACGCGAAGCAGCCGAGCGACGCGCGGAAGAGCGCCGCCGTAATCGTGAAGAACAACGTAAAGCGCAGCAGCTTCAAGCCCAAGAAGCAGCGGAACGCGAAGCCAATGCCGCCGCCCGCAAACGTGCGCTTCAAGCTGCCAAAGCCGAGAAGGCGGAACGTGCCGCCGCAGCCGAACGCAACAAGCTGGCACAGTTGGAAAAAGCCGAGAAAGCCGTTGCCGAACGTAAGGCGTTAAAAGCCAAAGAAGAAGCGGCGGCGAAACACAAAGCGGCAGCGGAAAAAGCCAAAGAAGCCGTCACGGCATCCGCATCCGAACCTAAAGAAAGAATTCGGGTAGATGCTTCCAAATACGAAAAAATCGAAACAGCCGGCAAAAAAACTTCCGCAGTAAGGGAAGCAGAAGCGAAAGTTGCCAAAGCCAAAACAGAGCAGACAGCCAAGGCAGAGAAAACCGCTACCGCTACTGCCGAAAGGTCGTCTGAAAAGGCAAAAACCAAAACCGCCGAAGTCAAATCAGGTAAAAAAGCCGCCATTCAGGCAGGTTATGCTGAAAAAGAACGCGCCTTGAGCCTGCAACGCAAAATGAAAGCGGCAGGTATCGACTCAACCATTACCGAAGTGATGACGGATAAAGGCAAGGTTTACCGTGTCAAATCAGGTGCATACAAAAACGCCTACGAAGCCGAACGCGACTTGAACAAACTGCGCGTACACGGCATTGCCGGACAGGTAACCAATGAATGA
- a CDS encoding bifunctional tetrahydrofolate synthase/dihydrofolate synthase, producing the protein MKTLQDWLSHLETAHSGGLIDMGLERTGEVKKRMKLEPQCPVVVVAGTNGKGSVCAYLTQIYKQAGFKVGTLTSPHLLRYNERIAVNAEPVSDDLITASFERIEAARSEISLTYFEFNALAAVDIFIREQVDVMILEVGLGGRLDAVNVFDCDCAVVTSVDLDHQAFLGDTVEQVGFEKAGVFRSGKPAICGQNPAPESLVAHAEAIGAKLLMVQRDFDFSSLENIQWNYRFHPQHSDDPARNRNSLPFPALRGAYQLSNAACALTVLECLNEKLPVDIGAIKRGLLLVENPGRFQVLPGRPLTVLDVGHNPHAARALRRSLINLAFAQKRTAVFSMLSDKDIDGVLEIVKDQFDEWYIAPLDVPRGMTAEALQAKLEAQNIENIQTFTSVREAYRVALAKAGENDRIVVFGSFHTVADVMAAL; encoded by the coding sequence ATGAAAACATTACAAGACTGGCTCTCGCATTTGGAAACCGCCCACAGTGGCGGCTTAATCGACATGGGCTTGGAACGCACGGGTGAAGTGAAAAAACGCATGAAACTCGAGCCGCAATGCCCCGTCGTCGTCGTTGCGGGAACAAACGGGAAAGGTTCGGTCTGCGCCTACCTGACGCAGATTTACAAACAGGCAGGCTTCAAAGTCGGTACGCTGACCAGTCCGCATTTATTGCGTTACAACGAACGCATCGCCGTCAACGCCGAGCCGGTTTCAGACGACCTCATCACCGCTTCCTTCGAGCGCATCGAAGCGGCGCGCAGCGAAATATCGCTGACTTATTTTGAATTCAATGCCTTGGCGGCGGTCGATATCTTCATACGCGAACAAGTCGATGTGATGATATTGGAAGTCGGCTTGGGCGGACGTTTGGACGCGGTCAATGTGTTCGACTGCGATTGCGCGGTGGTTACCAGCGTGGATTTGGACCATCAGGCGTTTTTGGGCGATACGGTCGAGCAGGTCGGCTTTGAAAAAGCAGGCGTGTTCCGCAGCGGCAAACCCGCAATCTGTGGGCAAAACCCTGCGCCCGAATCGTTGGTCGCACACGCCGAAGCCATAGGCGCGAAACTGCTGATGGTGCAGCGCGATTTCGATTTTTCCTCATTGGAAAACATCCAATGGAACTACCGCTTCCATCCGCAGCATTCAGACGACCCCGCGCGCAACCGCAATTCCCTGCCGTTCCCCGCATTGCGCGGCGCATACCAGCTTTCCAACGCCGCCTGCGCGTTGACCGTGTTGGAATGTTTGAACGAAAAATTGCCGGTGGACATCGGCGCCATCAAGCGCGGATTGCTGCTGGTTGAAAACCCCGGGCGCTTCCAAGTCCTGCCCGGCCGTCCGCTGACCGTTTTGGATGTCGGACACAATCCCCACGCCGCCCGCGCCTTACGCCGCAGCCTGATTAATTTGGCTTTTGCGCAAAAGCGCACCGCCGTGTTCAGCATGCTGTCCGACAAAGACATAGACGGCGTGTTGGAAATCGTTAAAGACCAGTTTGACGAGTGGTATATCGCACCTTTGGACGTGCCGCGCGGCATGACCGCGGAAGCCTTGCAGGCGAAACTGGAAGCACAAAATATCGAAAATATACAAACTTTTACCTCCGTTCGCGAGGCGTACCGCGTAGCTTTGGCTAAGGCGGGCGAAAATGATAGAATCGTTGTTTTCGGCTCATTTCATACCGTTGCCGACGTGATGGCGGCGTTGTAA
- a CDS encoding 16S rRNA (adenine(1518)-N(6)/adenine(1519)-N(6))-dimethyltransferase, translated as MKEHKARKRFGQNFLQDTRIIADIVNAVRPQADDVVIEIGPGLAAITEPLAKKLNCLHVIEIDRDIVRRLKTLPFADKLVIHEGDVLQFDFNSIAGKKKIVGNLPYNISTPLLFKLAEVADDVVDMHFMLQKEVVERMVAAPKSNDYGRLGVMLQYFFDMELLIDVPPESFDPAPKVDSAVVRMIPVKHCIGKADDFEHFAKLVKLAFHQRRKTIRNNLKELAGDEDLQAVGISPQDRAEHIAPEKYVELSNYLVRKVV; from the coding sequence ATGAAAGAACATAAGGCCCGGAAACGCTTCGGGCAGAATTTTTTGCAGGACACGCGCATTATTGCCGATATTGTCAACGCCGTGCGTCCGCAGGCTGATGATGTGGTGATTGAAATCGGGCCGGGCTTGGCGGCGATTACCGAGCCTTTGGCGAAAAAGCTGAACTGCCTGCACGTTATCGAAATCGACCGCGACATCGTACGTCGTCTGAAAACGCTGCCGTTTGCGGATAAGCTCGTGATTCATGAAGGCGATGTATTGCAGTTTGATTTCAACAGCATCGCGGGCAAAAAGAAAATCGTCGGCAACCTGCCGTACAACATTTCCACGCCGCTTTTGTTCAAGCTGGCGGAAGTGGCGGACGATGTCGTCGATATGCACTTTATGCTGCAAAAGGAAGTGGTCGAGCGCATGGTTGCTGCGCCGAAAAGCAACGACTATGGCCGATTGGGCGTAATGCTGCAATATTTTTTCGATATGGAGCTGCTGATTGACGTGCCGCCCGAATCGTTCGACCCCGCGCCGAAAGTTGATTCGGCAGTGGTGCGCATGATTCCGGTGAAACACTGCATCGGCAAGGCAGACGATTTCGAGCATTTCGCCAAACTGGTGAAACTCGCCTTCCACCAACGCCGCAAAACCATACGCAACAATCTGAAAGAGCTTGCCGGCGACGAGGATTTACAGGCAGTCGGCATCAGCCCGCAAGACCGTGCCGAACATATCGCGCCGGAGAAATATGTGGAACTGAGCAATTATCTCGTCCGTAAGGTCGTCTGA
- a CDS encoding NADH-dependent flavin oxidoreductase, whose product MNPKYAPLFQSFTLNNGVTVKNRLAVAPMTHFGSHADGLISDQERTFLGNRAGDMGLFISAATLVQEGGKAFRGQPEATGENCLDSLKETAQIIQKQGAKAILQIHHGGSQAMVELNHRDKISASASEKDGAREASAAEVEELIASFAQAADLALRAGFDGVEIHGANGYLIQQFYSAQSNRRNDQWGGSLENRMRFPLAVVDAVAAVREKHQRNDFIIGYRFSPEEAGEDGLTMTETGALIDALVQKPLQYLHVSLWEFDKKIRRGGDTAQTRMQFIHDRINGKLPLIGVGNLFTADQILAAFETGWAEFIALGKTVMINPHIATQISEGREAEIETQLDPTRADHYGLPDILWEFSASGTQSWLPPVMFV is encoded by the coding sequence ATGAATCCCAAATACGCTCCGCTTTTCCAATCTTTCACACTGAACAACGGCGTAACCGTCAAAAACCGCCTTGCTGTTGCACCCATGACCCATTTCGGTTCGCACGCCGATGGTTTAATCAGCGACCAAGAACGCACGTTTCTCGGCAACCGCGCAGGCGATATGGGGCTCTTTATCTCCGCCGCCACTTTGGTTCAAGAAGGCGGCAAAGCCTTTCGTGGACAGCCCGAAGCTACGGGTGAAAACTGCCTCGACAGCCTGAAAGAAACCGCCCAAATCATTCAAAAACAAGGTGCAAAAGCGATTTTGCAAATCCATCACGGCGGCTCCCAAGCGATGGTAGAACTCAACCACCGCGACAAAATCAGTGCGTCCGCCAGCGAAAAGGATGGAGCGCGTGAAGCGAGTGCCGCAGAAGTGGAAGAACTCATCGCCTCCTTCGCCCAAGCTGCCGATTTGGCACTTCGCGCAGGCTTTGACGGTGTGGAAATCCACGGCGCGAACGGCTATTTAATCCAACAGTTTTACTCCGCCCAAAGTAATCGCCGTAACGACCAATGGGGCGGCAGCTTGGAAAACAGAATGCGCTTCCCACTCGCCGTCGTCGATGCCGTTGCCGCAGTTCGTGAAAAACACCAACGCAACGACTTCATTATCGGCTACCGTTTCTCGCCCGAAGAAGCAGGCGAAGACGGGTTGACCATGACCGAAACCGGCGCACTGATTGACGCCTTGGTGCAAAAGCCGCTGCAATATCTGCACGTTTCCTTATGGGAATTCGACAAGAAAATCCGACGCGGCGGCGATACGGCGCAAACCCGTATGCAGTTTATCCACGACCGTATCAACGGCAAGCTGCCTCTTATCGGCGTGGGCAACCTGTTTACCGCTGATCAAATTTTGGCGGCGTTTGAAACCGGCTGGGCGGAATTTATCGCACTGGGCAAAACCGTCATGATCAATCCGCACATCGCCACACAAATCAGCGAAGGCCGCGAAGCCGAAATCGAAACGCAACTCGACCCGACGCGCGCCGACCATTACGGTTTGCCCGACATCCTGTGGGAATTTTCCGCCAGCGGTACCCAATCTTGGCTGCCGCCGGTAATGTTTGTTTGA
- a CDS encoding ribosome maturation factor RimM translates to MTDTRQRVAMGYIKGVFGIKGWLKIAANTEYADSLLDYPEWQLSKDGKTLNVTLEAGKIVSGELQVKFEGIDDRDQAFALRGYTIEIPREEFAPTEEDEYYWADLVGMTVVNKDDIVLGKVINLMETGANDVLMINGEHGQILIPFVSNYIETVDTESKTITADWGLDY, encoded by the coding sequence ATGACCGACACTCGACAACGGGTAGCCATGGGCTACATCAAAGGCGTATTCGGCATCAAAGGCTGGCTCAAAATAGCCGCCAATACAGAATACGCCGACAGCCTCCTGGACTACCCTGAGTGGCAGTTAAGCAAAGACGGTAAAACCCTGAATGTTACACTCGAAGCCGGCAAAATCGTCAGCGGAGAGCTTCAGGTCAAATTCGAAGGCATAGACGATCGCGATCAAGCTTTTGCCCTGCGCGGCTATACTATCGAAATCCCCCGAGAAGAATTCGCTCCTACTGAGGAAGACGAATATTATTGGGCAGATTTAGTCGGCATGACCGTTGTCAACAAAGACGATATCGTGCTCGGCAAAGTCATAAACCTGATGGAAACCGGTGCCAACGATGTTTTGATGATTAATGGAGAACATGGTCAAATCCTGATCCCGTTCGTATCCAACTACATTGAAACCGTCGATACCGAAAGCAAAACCATTACCGCCGACTGGGGCTTAGACTACTGA
- a CDS encoding CvpA family protein, whose protein sequence is MNDIPLADILAFGVIAACIVMSMIRGVIAEAGSLFAWVISFLLAKTFAVPFSEVAFKSIQPRALGVAISFVVIFFLARFLQQFLRTILTNAASSMGLGSVNRVLGGVFGAAKGVLLVTLAVMVCAHTDLPETEDWQSSYSIPYFQSLSEVIMPYLPGQKEKAEDKAES, encoded by the coding sequence ATGAATGATATTCCGTTAGCCGACATACTCGCCTTCGGCGTGATTGCGGCGTGTATCGTGATGTCGATGATACGCGGCGTCATTGCCGAAGCGGGTTCGCTGTTTGCGTGGGTGATTTCCTTTTTGTTGGCTAAAACGTTTGCCGTTCCGTTTTCGGAAGTGGCGTTCAAATCGATTCAACCGCGCGCCTTGGGCGTTGCCATTTCGTTTGTCGTGATTTTCTTTTTGGCGCGTTTTTTACAGCAGTTTTTACGCACCATACTGACCAACGCAGCGTCATCGATGGGCTTGGGCAGCGTCAACAGAGTATTGGGCGGCGTGTTCGGCGCAGCCAAAGGCGTGTTGCTGGTCACTTTGGCGGTCATGGTCTGCGCCCACACCGATTTGCCGGAAACGGAAGATTGGCAAAGCTCGTACAGCATTCCTTATTTTCAATCATTGTCTGAAGTCATCATGCCTTATCTGCCCGGTCAGAAGGAAAAGGCGGAAGATAAGGCGGAATCGTAA